A stretch of Paludisphaera borealis DNA encodes these proteins:
- a CDS encoding WD40 repeat domain-containing protein, which produces MASGAYQGRDARDEFVDDDAHAVTRASGGRVRLSLFTWEGLAGAAVLVTLCVFFAADETPANDGMIALRGHVGLVESVRFSPDGETLISSSWDKTVKLWDVGPSPQSLGEEMACLPSTSETYAATVSPDGGTVASVGLCGLTMWNWRDSQTFPEVKALFGPCRALAFAPDGRSLAVGSFDHQIRIWEPKSDQVRAVLSGHRDVVRALVYVPDGSLLISLSFDGELKFWDPRSGREVDRLDGTNRGVHAFSLSPDGATIALSRLGPDSRQIEVWDLTTNRIKARCPGHAAEVHALVFSPDGRTLASAGGDQRIRFWNAETGNSAGQVDRELGWVRSLDFSRDGRWLAFSGSFNQVYLKRIVLPHESSSALALKDS; this is translated from the coding sequence ATGGCATCGGGAGCGTATCAAGGCCGCGACGCGCGGGATGAGTTTGTGGACGATGACGCCCACGCTGTAACCAGGGCGTCGGGCGGAAGGGTCCGGCTGTCGTTGTTCACATGGGAAGGGCTGGCGGGGGCGGCCGTCTTGGTGACGCTCTGCGTTTTCTTCGCCGCCGACGAGACCCCCGCGAATGACGGGATGATCGCCCTCAGAGGCCATGTCGGGCTGGTGGAGAGCGTCCGGTTCTCCCCTGACGGTGAGACGTTGATCTCGTCGTCCTGGGACAAGACGGTCAAGCTCTGGGATGTTGGTCCTTCGCCGCAAAGTCTGGGCGAGGAGATGGCCTGCCTGCCCAGCACGTCCGAGACCTACGCCGCGACGGTATCGCCCGACGGCGGTACGGTGGCGTCGGTCGGCCTGTGCGGGCTGACGATGTGGAACTGGCGGGACAGCCAGACGTTTCCGGAGGTGAAGGCCCTGTTCGGCCCATGCCGGGCGCTGGCGTTCGCGCCCGACGGCCGTAGTCTGGCCGTGGGGAGCTTCGACCATCAGATCCGCATCTGGGAGCCGAAAAGCGACCAGGTGCGAGCCGTGTTGAGCGGACATCGCGACGTCGTTCGAGCACTGGTGTACGTTCCTGACGGCTCGTTGCTCATCTCGCTGAGCTTTGACGGCGAGCTCAAGTTCTGGGACCCGCGGAGCGGTCGCGAGGTCGATCGCCTTGATGGGACGAACCGGGGAGTTCACGCCTTCAGCCTGTCGCCGGACGGAGCCACGATCGCCCTGAGCCGGCTGGGGCCCGACTCACGCCAGATCGAGGTCTGGGACCTGACTACCAACCGAATCAAGGCGCGCTGCCCGGGACATGCGGCGGAAGTCCACGCCCTGGTCTTCTCGCCCGACGGCCGGACGCTGGCCTCGGCGGGAGGCGATCAGCGGATTCGGTTCTGGAACGCTGAGACCGGAAACTCCGCCGGCCAGGTCGACCGAGAGCTCGGATGGGTCCGCTCGCTCGATTTTTCGAGGGACGGCCGCTGGCTCGCCTTCTCGGGAAGCTTCAACCAGGTCTATTTGAAGCGCATCGTGTTGCCGCACGAGTCGTCGTCCGCTCTCGCTCTCAAGGACTCGTGA
- a CDS encoding protein kinase domain-containing protein, which yields MDLERSPSASRRLYESGGSTTTESSAFDPCPGQQDEPASDHRLIAALEDYVAACDRGARPNRSSFLRAHEAIAAELAECLEGLDCLQGAGAWFQGEDLAATGLHGEAGDHPELPDRLGDYRIIRELGRGGMGVVYEAEQISLGRRVALKLLPFTAAMDPRQVQRFQVEVQAAAHLHHPHIVPIYAVGCESGAHYYAMQYIAGRSLAAVITDLKQARETRPDWMHSWDWPESGSVELTPARLSKDQRRGSPFFRGVARLGVQAADALEHAHSLGVVHRDVKPANLLLDDRGEIWIADFGLARLQGDSGLTVTGDLVGTLRYMSPEQALACRGIVDHRTDVYSLGVTLYELLALRPAFPGGDMPMLVHQITNEEPTPPSRHEPLLPRDLETIVLKAMAKEAGNRYATAHEMAEDLRRFLDDQPILARRPSPLERAWRWTRRHRTIAASLGAFLVLATVCLSMSTFVIWKALSRIRAESDARGVELRRAQDNLIMAHRALDLYLNSAEAWFPREPGEDRQDRYLIRMALQFYEQIASRNDADPLVIHRTFAAYNRIGDIRLTLGDIVDAEEAYRKAMQVMVWLLAQTPDDDQNLYQLAGVLEKYGNLLRRQAVYEPGEWAVDQSLQLFRKIVARKPHEIRYQFALAHALNQKASFEGDTGRIERARADAQEALDLLTTIEANHESEQLPFLDFKNEQASTHTGLGTWLHLGGKTADAEQAYRKGLTLVEEVQTVEPGLPAGLESLALCHARLGELQLDAKRHDEAKTSLELAIATLKRLATDYPRVPRYKRELGRLHEVLSRLYWQTDRPEDSDAALKTAGEYDAKRAAFEQIRLNNVAWYLVTASDESARNPAQALKYAEKAVTGEASQDAACWNTLGVARYRNGDWSGAKAAFERSLKLGDDNAFDGFFMAMTLWRLGTPAEARSWFRRAEACRLRDGPNDLDLLRFLAEARSVIGESPTTTADVAPVAPATIAEALVNPWFGLPKHTMSTDAPAVQKGKAEKPPTDRPVVQPRHPVSGLFPGVLPWRTRPRIAA from the coding sequence TGGTTTCAGGGCGAGGACCTCGCGGCGACCGGCCTGCACGGCGAGGCGGGGGACCACCCGGAGCTTCCCGACCGCCTGGGCGATTACCGGATCATCCGCGAGCTGGGACGCGGCGGCATGGGCGTCGTCTACGAGGCCGAACAGATCTCCCTGGGCCGGCGGGTGGCGCTCAAGCTGTTGCCGTTCACGGCGGCGATGGACCCGAGGCAGGTGCAGCGGTTCCAGGTCGAGGTCCAGGCGGCGGCGCACCTGCATCATCCGCACATCGTACCGATCTACGCCGTCGGCTGCGAATCGGGCGCCCATTACTACGCGATGCAGTACATCGCGGGCCGATCGCTGGCCGCGGTGATCACCGATCTCAAACAGGCGCGCGAAACCCGTCCCGACTGGATGCACTCCTGGGACTGGCCCGAATCCGGCTCGGTGGAGCTGACGCCGGCCCGCCTGTCAAAGGACCAGCGGCGCGGATCGCCGTTCTTCCGGGGCGTCGCCCGGCTCGGCGTCCAGGCGGCCGACGCACTCGAGCACGCGCACAGCCTGGGCGTGGTCCACCGCGACGTCAAGCCCGCCAATCTGCTGCTCGACGACCGCGGCGAGATCTGGATCGCCGACTTCGGCCTGGCGCGGCTCCAGGGCGACTCGGGTTTGACCGTCACCGGCGATCTGGTCGGCACGCTCCGGTACATGAGCCCCGAGCAGGCGTTGGCGTGCCGGGGTATCGTCGACCACCGCACCGACGTCTACTCGCTCGGCGTGACCCTCTACGAGCTGCTGGCCTTGCGGCCCGCGTTTCCAGGCGGCGACATGCCGATGCTGGTGCACCAGATTACCAACGAGGAGCCCACGCCCCCCTCGCGCCACGAGCCGCTCCTGCCGCGCGACCTGGAAACGATCGTCCTGAAGGCGATGGCCAAGGAGGCGGGCAACCGCTATGCGACGGCTCACGAGATGGCCGAGGACCTCAGGCGGTTTCTCGACGATCAGCCGATCCTCGCCCGCCGCCCCTCGCCCCTGGAACGCGCCTGGCGGTGGACCCGGCGGCATCGCACGATCGCCGCGTCGCTCGGGGCCTTCCTTGTATTGGCGACCGTCTGCCTATCGATGAGCACCTTCGTGATCTGGAAGGCGTTGTCGAGGATCCGAGCCGAGTCGGATGCGCGCGGCGTCGAGCTGCGGCGGGCCCAGGACAACTTGATCATGGCGCACCGCGCGCTGGACCTTTACCTCAACTCGGCCGAAGCGTGGTTCCCCCGCGAGCCGGGAGAGGATCGTCAGGACCGTTACCTGATCCGGATGGCCCTGCAATTTTACGAGCAGATCGCCTCCCGCAACGACGCCGATCCGCTCGTCATCCACCGGACGTTCGCCGCCTACAACCGGATCGGCGACATCCGGCTCACGCTCGGCGACATCGTCGACGCCGAGGAGGCGTATCGCAAGGCGATGCAGGTCATGGTCTGGCTGCTCGCCCAGACGCCCGACGACGACCAGAACCTGTATCAGCTCGCCGGCGTCCTGGAGAAGTACGGCAACCTGCTGCGCCGCCAGGCCGTCTACGAGCCCGGCGAGTGGGCCGTCGACCAATCGCTCCAGCTCTTTCGGAAGATCGTCGCTCGCAAGCCGCACGAAATCCGCTATCAATTCGCCTTGGCCCACGCGCTCAACCAGAAGGCGAGCTTCGAGGGGGACACCGGCCGGATCGAGCGGGCGCGGGCCGACGCGCAAGAGGCCCTCGACCTCCTCACCACCATCGAGGCGAATCACGAGTCCGAGCAGCTCCCGTTCCTCGACTTCAAGAACGAGCAGGCCTCCACTCACACGGGGCTGGGAACCTGGCTTCACCTCGGGGGCAAGACAGCCGACGCGGAGCAGGCTTATCGCAAGGGGCTGACGCTGGTCGAGGAGGTCCAGACCGTCGAGCCGGGATTGCCGGCCGGGCTGGAGTCGCTGGCGCTCTGCCACGCGCGGCTGGGCGAACTTCAGCTCGACGCCAAGCGGCACGACGAGGCGAAGACCTCGCTGGAGCTGGCGATCGCCACCCTGAAACGGTTGGCGACCGACTACCCGCGCGTGCCGCGCTACAAGCGGGAACTCGGTCGGCTGCACGAGGTGCTCAGTCGGCTCTACTGGCAGACCGACCGCCCCGAAGACTCCGACGCCGCCCTCAAGACGGCCGGCGAATACGACGCCAAGCGCGCCGCGTTCGAGCAAATCCGACTCAACAACGTCGCCTGGTATCTCGTCACGGCGTCTGACGAATCGGCTCGCAACCCGGCCCAGGCTCTCAAGTACGCTGAAAAGGCCGTCACCGGAGAAGCGTCACAAGACGCGGCCTGCTGGAACACGCTGGGGGTCGCCCGGTATCGCAACGGCGACTGGAGCGGGGCCAAGGCGGCGTTCGAACGGTCGCTGAAGCTTGGCGACGACAACGCCTTCGACGGCTTCTTCATGGCGATGACGCTCTGGCGGCTGGGCACGCCCGCCGAAGCCCGCTCCTGGTTCCGCCGCGCCGAGGCGTGCCGGCTCCGCGACGGTCCCAACGACCTCGACCTGCTGCGGTTCCTCGCCGAGGCTCGATCCGTGATCGGCGAATCGCCGACGACCACCGCCGACGTCGCCCCGGTCGCGCCGGCGACGATCGCCGAGGCGCTCGTCAACCCGTGGTTCGGTCTGCCCAAGCACACCATGAGCACCGACGCCCCGGCGGTTCAAAAAGGAAAGGCCGAGAAGCCGCCGACCGACCGTCCGGTCGTCCAACCGCGACACCCCGTTTCGGGCCTCTTTCCCGGCGTCCTGCCCTGGAGAACGCGGCCCCGCATCGCCGCCTAG